The nucleotide window CGTTTCAACACCAGCGGCATCCGACAGTCCGCAGGTATTGGCCGGCAAATCGTTGCTGGCAGTCAAGAGCACTATTGTCACCGCGGCCCCGGCCGTTGATGGGCTCTGTCGATCAGGAGCCATGGCTGCCGACAAATGCGCCGCCGCCCGGGTTGCCTACGAGCAGGCCAAACCGGCCTACGACACCGCCGTGGATGCGTACCTGCTGATGACGTCCGGGGGAGGTGATCCGGCGGCATTTGCCGCCACCTTACAACGGGTGCAGTCGCTGGCTGCCAACATGAAAACTCTGGCGGGAGGTGGCAAATGAACCCCGCCGCCATCGCTCAACTGATTATCGTCCTTGCACCGCTCCTTCAGAGCGCCGTGATTGAAGGCGAGAAGCTGATCACCACATTCCGTTCCGATCTGACCGCTGAAGAGCTGCGCAGTGCTCTGCAGGCGTCCCTCTCTGCTACCTGGCCCGAGCTGACTTTCGGGCAAGACTCGCCATCCTGATGGACGACGTCGACCGCGCCCAGGTGGTGAATGAAGACTTCCAGGCGTTTGTTCTGCAGCAGCAACAAGCCGGGCGGGAACCGGGAAATTACACCGGTTCCGCCTGTCTGGACTGCGGAGACGAAATCCCCACAGCGCGCCGGCTGGCAGTACCCGGCTGCCGCAGATGCATAAACTGCCAGACACTACACGAGCACTGGAGGATTTGATGGTCAACAAGTTGATCGAATCGCTGATTAACTGGGGACCGGGCGGAGTGCTGGCCGGCCTGATGATGCTCGGGCTTTACAAGCTGCTCGATAAGTTTGCCGGCAAGGCCATTGATGCCCAACAGGCCC belongs to Geobacter sp. SVR and includes:
- a CDS encoding TraR/DksA C4-type zinc finger protein; this translates as MDDVDRAQVVNEDFQAFVLQQQQAGREPGNYTGSACLDCGDEIPTARRLAVPGCRRCINCQTLHEHWRI